A genomic stretch from Canis lupus familiaris isolate Mischka breed German Shepherd chromosome 15, alternate assembly UU_Cfam_GSD_1.0, whole genome shotgun sequence includes:
- the SLC6A9 gene encoding sodium- and chloride-dependent glycine transporter 1 isoform X4 yields the protein MVLCPARPPRGTRTSNGATGATRSSAFMFPYFIMLIFCGIPLFFMELSFGQFASQGCLGVWRISPMFKGVGYGMMVVSTYIGIYYNVVICIAFYYFFSSMTHVLPWAYCNNPWNTPDCAGVLDASNLTNGSRPAALPGNLSHLLNHSLQRTSPSEEYWRLYVLKLSDDIGNFGEVQLPLLGCLGVSWVVVFLCLIRGVKSSGKVVYFTATFPYVVLTILFVRGVTLDGAFTGIMYYLTPQWDKILEAKVWGDAASQIFYSLGCAWGGLITMASYNKFHNNCYRDSIIISITNCATSVYAGFVIFSILGFMANHLGVDVSRVADHGPGLAFVAYPEALTLLPISPLWSLLFFFMLILLGLGTQFCLLETLVTAIVDEVGNEWILQKKTYVTLGVAVAGFLLGVPLTSQAGIYWLLLMDNYAASFSLVIISCIMCVSIMYIYGHRNYFQDIQMMLGFPPPLFFQICWRFVSPAIIFFILIFTVIQYRPITYNHYQYPGWAVAIGFLMALSSVICIPLYALFQLCRTDGDTLLQRLKNATKPSRDWGPALLEHQTGRYAPTIPPSPEDGLEVQPLHPDKAQLPMVGSNGSRLQDSRI from the exons ATGGTGCTGTGCCCAGCGAGGCCACCAAGAGGGACCAGAACCTCAAACGGGGCAACTGGGGCAACCAGATCGA GCGCCTTCATGTTTCCCTACTTCATCATGCTGATATTCTGTGGGATCCCTCTCTTCTTCATGGAGCTCTCCTTTGGCCAGTTTGCAAGTCAAGGCTGCCTGGGGGTCTGGAGGATCAGCCCCATGTTCAAAG gTGTGGGCTACGGCATGATGGTGGTGTCCACGTACATCGGCATCTACTACAACGTGGTCATCTGCATCGCCTTCTACTACTTCTTCTCGTCCATGACGCACGTGCTGCCCTGGGCCTACTGCAATAACCCCTGGAACACGCCCGACTGCGCTGGGGTGCTGGATGCCTCCAACCTCACCAACGGCTCCCGGCCTGCCGCCCTGCCCGGCAACCTTTCCCACCTGCTCAACCACTCCCTCCAGAGGACCAGCCCCAGTGAGGAGTACTGGAG GCTCTACGTGCTCAAGCTCTCAGACGACATTGGGAACTTTGGGGAGGTGCAGCTGCCCCTCCTCGGCTGCCTCGGTGTCTCTTGGGTGGTAGTCTTCCTCTGCCTCATCCGGGGGGTCAAGTCTTCAGGGAAA GTGGTGTACTTCACGGCCACCTTCCCCTACGTGGTGCTGACCATCCTGTTCGTCCGAGGTGTGACCCTGGATGGAGCCTTCACGGGCATCATGTACTACCTGACCCCGCAGTGGGACAAGATCCTGGAGGCCAAG GTGTGGGGCGATGCTGCCTCCCAGATATTTTACTCGCTGGGCTGCGCGTGGGGGGGCCTCATCACCATGGCTTCCTACAACAAGTTCCACAACAACTGCTACCG GGACAGCATTATCATCAGCATCACTAACTGTGCCACCAGCGTCTATGCGGGCTTTGTCATCTTCTCCATCCTGGGCTTCATGGCCAACCACCTGGGCGTGGACGTGTCCCGCGTGGCTGACCACGGCCCAGGCCTGGCCTTCGTGGCTTACCCCGAGGCCCTCACGTTGctgcccatctccccactctGGTCTCTGCTCTTCTTCTTCATGCTCATCTTGCTGGGGCTGGGCACTCAG TTCTGTCTCCTGGAGACACTGGTCACGGCCATTGTGGACGAAGTGGGAAATGAGTGGATCCTGCAGAAAAAGACCTACGTGACCCTGGGTGTGGCTGTGGCTGGCTTCCTGCTGGGCGTCCCCCTCACCAGCCAG GCAGGCATCTACTGGCTGCTCTTGATGGACAACTACGCGGCCAGCTTCTCCCTGGTCATCATCTCCTGCATCATGTGCGTGTCCATCATGTACATCTACG GGCACCGCAACTACTTCCAGGACATCCAGATGATGCTGGGGTTCCCGCCGCCCCTCTTCTTCCAGATTTGCTGGCGCTTTGTCTCTCCAGCCATCATCTTT ttCATTCTTATCTTCACGGTGATCCAGTACCGGCCAATCACCTACAACCACTACCAGTACCCTGGCTGGGCCGTGGCCATCGGCTTCCTTATGGCTCTGTCGTCTGTCATTTGCATCCCTCTCTATGCCCTGTTCCAGCTCTGCCGCACAGATGGGGACACCCTCCTCCAG CGCTTGAAAAATGCCACAAAGCCAAGTAGAGACtggggccctgccctcctggagcacCAGACTGGGCGCTATGCCCCCACCATACCGCCGTCTCCCGAAGATGGGCTTGAGGTCCAGCCGCTGCACCCGGACAAGGCCCAGCTCCCCATGGTGGGCAGCAACGGGAGCCGTCTGCAGGACTCCCGGATATGA
- the SLC6A9 gene encoding sodium- and chloride-dependent glycine transporter 1 isoform X3, with translation MVGKGAKGMLNGAVPSEATKRDQNLKRGNWGNQIEFVLTSVGYAVGLGNVWRFPYLCYRNGGGAFMFPYFIMLIFCGIPLFFMELSFGQFASQGCLGVWRISPMFKGVGYGMMVVSTYIGIYYNVVICIAFYYFFSSMTHVLPWAYCNNPWNTPDCAGVLDASNLTNGSRPAALPGNLSHLLNHSLQRTSPSEEYWRLYVLKLSDDIGNFGEVQLPLLGCLGVSWVVVFLCLIRGVKSSGKVVYFTATFPYVVLTILFVRGVTLDGAFTGIMYYLTPQWDKILEAKVWGDAASQIFYSLGCAWGGLITMASYNKFHNNCYRDSIIISITNCATSVYAGFVIFSILGFMANHLGVDVSRVADHGPGLAFVAYPEALTLLPISPLWSLLFFFMLILLGLGTQFCLLETLVTAIVDEVGNEWILQKKTYVTLGVAVAGFLLGVPLTSQAGIYWLLLMDNYAASFSLVIISCIMCVSIMYIYGHRNYFQDIQMMLGFPPPLFFQICWRFVSPAIIFFILIFTVIQYRPITYNHYQYPGWAVAIGFLMALSSVICIPLYALFQLCRTDGDTLLQRLKNATKPSRDWGPALLEHQTGRYAPTIPPSPEDGLEVQPLHPDKAQLPMVGSNGSRLQDSRI, from the exons ATGGTAGGAAAAGGTGCCAAAGGGATGCTG AATGGTGCTGTGCCCAGCGAGGCCACCAAGAGGGACCAGAACCTCAAACGGGGCAACTGGGGCAACCAGATCGAGTTTGTACTGACGAGCGTGGGCTATGCCGTGGGCCTGGGCAATGTTTGGCGCTTCCCATACCTCTGCTATCGCAACGGGGGAG GCGCCTTCATGTTTCCCTACTTCATCATGCTGATATTCTGTGGGATCCCTCTCTTCTTCATGGAGCTCTCCTTTGGCCAGTTTGCAAGTCAAGGCTGCCTGGGGGTCTGGAGGATCAGCCCCATGTTCAAAG gTGTGGGCTACGGCATGATGGTGGTGTCCACGTACATCGGCATCTACTACAACGTGGTCATCTGCATCGCCTTCTACTACTTCTTCTCGTCCATGACGCACGTGCTGCCCTGGGCCTACTGCAATAACCCCTGGAACACGCCCGACTGCGCTGGGGTGCTGGATGCCTCCAACCTCACCAACGGCTCCCGGCCTGCCGCCCTGCCCGGCAACCTTTCCCACCTGCTCAACCACTCCCTCCAGAGGACCAGCCCCAGTGAGGAGTACTGGAG GCTCTACGTGCTCAAGCTCTCAGACGACATTGGGAACTTTGGGGAGGTGCAGCTGCCCCTCCTCGGCTGCCTCGGTGTCTCTTGGGTGGTAGTCTTCCTCTGCCTCATCCGGGGGGTCAAGTCTTCAGGGAAA GTGGTGTACTTCACGGCCACCTTCCCCTACGTGGTGCTGACCATCCTGTTCGTCCGAGGTGTGACCCTGGATGGAGCCTTCACGGGCATCATGTACTACCTGACCCCGCAGTGGGACAAGATCCTGGAGGCCAAG GTGTGGGGCGATGCTGCCTCCCAGATATTTTACTCGCTGGGCTGCGCGTGGGGGGGCCTCATCACCATGGCTTCCTACAACAAGTTCCACAACAACTGCTACCG GGACAGCATTATCATCAGCATCACTAACTGTGCCACCAGCGTCTATGCGGGCTTTGTCATCTTCTCCATCCTGGGCTTCATGGCCAACCACCTGGGCGTGGACGTGTCCCGCGTGGCTGACCACGGCCCAGGCCTGGCCTTCGTGGCTTACCCCGAGGCCCTCACGTTGctgcccatctccccactctGGTCTCTGCTCTTCTTCTTCATGCTCATCTTGCTGGGGCTGGGCACTCAG TTCTGTCTCCTGGAGACACTGGTCACGGCCATTGTGGACGAAGTGGGAAATGAGTGGATCCTGCAGAAAAAGACCTACGTGACCCTGGGTGTGGCTGTGGCTGGCTTCCTGCTGGGCGTCCCCCTCACCAGCCAG GCAGGCATCTACTGGCTGCTCTTGATGGACAACTACGCGGCCAGCTTCTCCCTGGTCATCATCTCCTGCATCATGTGCGTGTCCATCATGTACATCTACG GGCACCGCAACTACTTCCAGGACATCCAGATGATGCTGGGGTTCCCGCCGCCCCTCTTCTTCCAGATTTGCTGGCGCTTTGTCTCTCCAGCCATCATCTTT ttCATTCTTATCTTCACGGTGATCCAGTACCGGCCAATCACCTACAACCACTACCAGTACCCTGGCTGGGCCGTGGCCATCGGCTTCCTTATGGCTCTGTCGTCTGTCATTTGCATCCCTCTCTATGCCCTGTTCCAGCTCTGCCGCACAGATGGGGACACCCTCCTCCAG CGCTTGAAAAATGCCACAAAGCCAAGTAGAGACtggggccctgccctcctggagcacCAGACTGGGCGCTATGCCCCCACCATACCGCCGTCTCCCGAAGATGGGCTTGAGGTCCAGCCGCTGCACCCGGACAAGGCCCAGCTCCCCATGGTGGGCAGCAACGGGAGCCGTCTGCAGGACTCCCGGATATGA
- the SLC6A9 gene encoding sodium- and chloride-dependent glycine transporter 1 isoform X1, with translation MFPYFIMLIFCGIPLFFMELSFGQFASQGCLGVWRISPMFKGVGYGMMVVSTYIGIYYNVVICIAFYYFFSSMTHVLPWAYCNNPWNTPDCAGVLDASNLTNGSRPAALPGNLSHLLNHSLQRTSPSEEYWRLYVLKLSDDIGNFGEVQLPLLGCLGVSWVVVFLCLIRGVKSSGKVVYFTATFPYVVLTILFVRGVTLDGAFTGIMYYLTPQWDKILEAKVWGDAASQIFYSLGCAWGGLITMASYNKFHNNCYRDSIIISITNCATSVYAGFVIFSILGFMANHLGVDVSRVADHGPGLAFVAYPEALTLLPISPLWSLLFFFMLILLGLGTQFCLLETLVTAIVDEVGNEWILQKKTYVTLGVAVAGFLLGVPLTSQAGIYWLLLMDNYAASFSLVIISCIMCVSIMYIYGHRNYFQDIQMMLGFPPPLFFQICWRFVSPAIIFFILIFTVIQYRPITYNHYQYPGWAVAIGFLMALSSVICIPLYALFQLCRTDGDTLLQRLKNATKPSRDWGPALLEHQTGRYAPTIPPSPEDGLEVQPLHPDKAQLPMVGSNGSRLQDSRI, from the exons ATGTTTCCCTACTTCATCATGCTGATATTCTGTGGGATCCCTCTCTTCTTCATGGAGCTCTCCTTTGGCCAGTTTGCAAGTCAAGGCTGCCTGGGGGTCTGGAGGATCAGCCCCATGTTCAAAG gTGTGGGCTACGGCATGATGGTGGTGTCCACGTACATCGGCATCTACTACAACGTGGTCATCTGCATCGCCTTCTACTACTTCTTCTCGTCCATGACGCACGTGCTGCCCTGGGCCTACTGCAATAACCCCTGGAACACGCCCGACTGCGCTGGGGTGCTGGATGCCTCCAACCTCACCAACGGCTCCCGGCCTGCCGCCCTGCCCGGCAACCTTTCCCACCTGCTCAACCACTCCCTCCAGAGGACCAGCCCCAGTGAGGAGTACTGGAG GCTCTACGTGCTCAAGCTCTCAGACGACATTGGGAACTTTGGGGAGGTGCAGCTGCCCCTCCTCGGCTGCCTCGGTGTCTCTTGGGTGGTAGTCTTCCTCTGCCTCATCCGGGGGGTCAAGTCTTCAGGGAAA GTGGTGTACTTCACGGCCACCTTCCCCTACGTGGTGCTGACCATCCTGTTCGTCCGAGGTGTGACCCTGGATGGAGCCTTCACGGGCATCATGTACTACCTGACCCCGCAGTGGGACAAGATCCTGGAGGCCAAG GTGTGGGGCGATGCTGCCTCCCAGATATTTTACTCGCTGGGCTGCGCGTGGGGGGGCCTCATCACCATGGCTTCCTACAACAAGTTCCACAACAACTGCTACCG GGACAGCATTATCATCAGCATCACTAACTGTGCCACCAGCGTCTATGCGGGCTTTGTCATCTTCTCCATCCTGGGCTTCATGGCCAACCACCTGGGCGTGGACGTGTCCCGCGTGGCTGACCACGGCCCAGGCCTGGCCTTCGTGGCTTACCCCGAGGCCCTCACGTTGctgcccatctccccactctGGTCTCTGCTCTTCTTCTTCATGCTCATCTTGCTGGGGCTGGGCACTCAG TTCTGTCTCCTGGAGACACTGGTCACGGCCATTGTGGACGAAGTGGGAAATGAGTGGATCCTGCAGAAAAAGACCTACGTGACCCTGGGTGTGGCTGTGGCTGGCTTCCTGCTGGGCGTCCCCCTCACCAGCCAG GCAGGCATCTACTGGCTGCTCTTGATGGACAACTACGCGGCCAGCTTCTCCCTGGTCATCATCTCCTGCATCATGTGCGTGTCCATCATGTACATCTACG GGCACCGCAACTACTTCCAGGACATCCAGATGATGCTGGGGTTCCCGCCGCCCCTCTTCTTCCAGATTTGCTGGCGCTTTGTCTCTCCAGCCATCATCTTT ttCATTCTTATCTTCACGGTGATCCAGTACCGGCCAATCACCTACAACCACTACCAGTACCCTGGCTGGGCCGTGGCCATCGGCTTCCTTATGGCTCTGTCGTCTGTCATTTGCATCCCTCTCTATGCCCTGTTCCAGCTCTGCCGCACAGATGGGGACACCCTCCTCCAG CGCTTGAAAAATGCCACAAAGCCAAGTAGAGACtggggccctgccctcctggagcacCAGACTGGGCGCTATGCCCCCACCATACCGCCGTCTCCCGAAGATGGGCTTGAGGTCCAGCCGCTGCACCCGGACAAGGCCCAGCTCCCCATGGTGGGCAGCAACGGGAGCCGTCTGCAGGACTCCCGGATATGA
- the SLC6A9 gene encoding sodium- and chloride-dependent glycine transporter 1 isoform X5 has translation MSSGDTRSALGAHPGMASARGPVAPSSPEQNGAVPSEATKRDQNLKRGNWGNQIEFVLTSVGYAVGLGNVWRFPYLCYRNGGGAFMFPYFIMLIFCGIPLFFMELSFGQFASQGCLGVWRISPMFKGVGYGMMVVSTYIGIYYNVVICIAFYYFFSSMTHVLPWAYCNNPWNTPDCAGVLDASNLTNGSRPAALPGNLSHLLNHSLQRTSPSEEYWRLYVLKLSDDIGNFGEVQLPLLGCLGVSWVVVFLCLIRGVKSSGKVVYFTATFPYVVLTILFVRGVTLDGAFTGIMYYLTPQWDKILEAKVWGDAASQIFYSLGCAWGGLITMASYNKFHNNCYRDSIIISITNCATSVYAGFVIFSILGFMANHLGVDVSRVADHGPGLAFVAYPEALTLLPISPLWSLLFFFMLILLGLGTQFCLLETLVTAIVDEVGNEWILQKKTYVTLGVAVAGFLLGVPLTSQAGIYWLLLMDNYAASFSLVIISCIMCVSIMYIYVHSYLHGDPVPANHLQPLPVPWLGRGHRLPYGSVVCHLHPSLCPVPALPHRWGHPPPALEKCHKAK, from the exons ATGAGCAGCGGGGACACGCGCTCCGCTCTGGGTGCTCATCCTGGGATGGCCTCGGCTCGTGGACCtgtggccccctcctccccagagcaG AATGGTGCTGTGCCCAGCGAGGCCACCAAGAGGGACCAGAACCTCAAACGGGGCAACTGGGGCAACCAGATCGAGTTTGTACTGACGAGCGTGGGCTATGCCGTGGGCCTGGGCAATGTTTGGCGCTTCCCATACCTCTGCTATCGCAACGGGGGAG GCGCCTTCATGTTTCCCTACTTCATCATGCTGATATTCTGTGGGATCCCTCTCTTCTTCATGGAGCTCTCCTTTGGCCAGTTTGCAAGTCAAGGCTGCCTGGGGGTCTGGAGGATCAGCCCCATGTTCAAAG gTGTGGGCTACGGCATGATGGTGGTGTCCACGTACATCGGCATCTACTACAACGTGGTCATCTGCATCGCCTTCTACTACTTCTTCTCGTCCATGACGCACGTGCTGCCCTGGGCCTACTGCAATAACCCCTGGAACACGCCCGACTGCGCTGGGGTGCTGGATGCCTCCAACCTCACCAACGGCTCCCGGCCTGCCGCCCTGCCCGGCAACCTTTCCCACCTGCTCAACCACTCCCTCCAGAGGACCAGCCCCAGTGAGGAGTACTGGAG GCTCTACGTGCTCAAGCTCTCAGACGACATTGGGAACTTTGGGGAGGTGCAGCTGCCCCTCCTCGGCTGCCTCGGTGTCTCTTGGGTGGTAGTCTTCCTCTGCCTCATCCGGGGGGTCAAGTCTTCAGGGAAA GTGGTGTACTTCACGGCCACCTTCCCCTACGTGGTGCTGACCATCCTGTTCGTCCGAGGTGTGACCCTGGATGGAGCCTTCACGGGCATCATGTACTACCTGACCCCGCAGTGGGACAAGATCCTGGAGGCCAAG GTGTGGGGCGATGCTGCCTCCCAGATATTTTACTCGCTGGGCTGCGCGTGGGGGGGCCTCATCACCATGGCTTCCTACAACAAGTTCCACAACAACTGCTACCG GGACAGCATTATCATCAGCATCACTAACTGTGCCACCAGCGTCTATGCGGGCTTTGTCATCTTCTCCATCCTGGGCTTCATGGCCAACCACCTGGGCGTGGACGTGTCCCGCGTGGCTGACCACGGCCCAGGCCTGGCCTTCGTGGCTTACCCCGAGGCCCTCACGTTGctgcccatctccccactctGGTCTCTGCTCTTCTTCTTCATGCTCATCTTGCTGGGGCTGGGCACTCAG TTCTGTCTCCTGGAGACACTGGTCACGGCCATTGTGGACGAAGTGGGAAATGAGTGGATCCTGCAGAAAAAGACCTACGTGACCCTGGGTGTGGCTGTGGCTGGCTTCCTGCTGGGCGTCCCCCTCACCAGCCAG GCAGGCATCTACTGGCTGCTCTTGATGGACAACTACGCGGCCAGCTTCTCCCTGGTCATCATCTCCTGCATCATGTGCGTGTCCATCATGTACATCTACG ttCATTCTTATCTTCACGGTGATCCAGTACCGGCCAATCACCTACAACCACTACCAGTACCCTGGCTGGGCCGTGGCCATCGGCTTCCTTATGGCTCTGTCGTCTGTCATTTGCATCCCTCTCTATGCCCTGTTCCAGCTCTGCCGCACAGATGGGGACACCCTCCTCCAG CGCTTGAAAAATGCCACAAAGCCAAGTAG
- the SLC6A9 gene encoding sodium- and chloride-dependent glycine transporter 1 isoform X2 codes for MSSGDTRSALGAHPGMASARGPVAPSSPEQNGAVPSEATKRDQNLKRGNWGNQIEFVLTSVGYAVGLGNVWRFPYLCYRNGGGAFMFPYFIMLIFCGIPLFFMELSFGQFASQGCLGVWRISPMFKGVGYGMMVVSTYIGIYYNVVICIAFYYFFSSMTHVLPWAYCNNPWNTPDCAGVLDASNLTNGSRPAALPGNLSHLLNHSLQRTSPSEEYWRLYVLKLSDDIGNFGEVQLPLLGCLGVSWVVVFLCLIRGVKSSGKVVYFTATFPYVVLTILFVRGVTLDGAFTGIMYYLTPQWDKILEAKVWGDAASQIFYSLGCAWGGLITMASYNKFHNNCYRDSIIISITNCATSVYAGFVIFSILGFMANHLGVDVSRVADHGPGLAFVAYPEALTLLPISPLWSLLFFFMLILLGLGTQFCLLETLVTAIVDEVGNEWILQKKTYVTLGVAVAGFLLGVPLTSQAGIYWLLLMDNYAASFSLVIISCIMCVSIMYIYGHRNYFQDIQMMLGFPPPLFFQICWRFVSPAIIFFILIFTVIQYRPITYNHYQYPGWAVAIGFLMALSSVICIPLYALFQLCRTDGDTLLQRLKNATKPSRDWGPALLEHQTGRYAPTIPPSPEDGLEVQPLHPDKAQLPMVGSNGSRLQDSRI; via the exons ATGAGCAGCGGGGACACGCGCTCCGCTCTGGGTGCTCATCCTGGGATGGCCTCGGCTCGTGGACCtgtggccccctcctccccagagcaG AATGGTGCTGTGCCCAGCGAGGCCACCAAGAGGGACCAGAACCTCAAACGGGGCAACTGGGGCAACCAGATCGAGTTTGTACTGACGAGCGTGGGCTATGCCGTGGGCCTGGGCAATGTTTGGCGCTTCCCATACCTCTGCTATCGCAACGGGGGAG GCGCCTTCATGTTTCCCTACTTCATCATGCTGATATTCTGTGGGATCCCTCTCTTCTTCATGGAGCTCTCCTTTGGCCAGTTTGCAAGTCAAGGCTGCCTGGGGGTCTGGAGGATCAGCCCCATGTTCAAAG gTGTGGGCTACGGCATGATGGTGGTGTCCACGTACATCGGCATCTACTACAACGTGGTCATCTGCATCGCCTTCTACTACTTCTTCTCGTCCATGACGCACGTGCTGCCCTGGGCCTACTGCAATAACCCCTGGAACACGCCCGACTGCGCTGGGGTGCTGGATGCCTCCAACCTCACCAACGGCTCCCGGCCTGCCGCCCTGCCCGGCAACCTTTCCCACCTGCTCAACCACTCCCTCCAGAGGACCAGCCCCAGTGAGGAGTACTGGAG GCTCTACGTGCTCAAGCTCTCAGACGACATTGGGAACTTTGGGGAGGTGCAGCTGCCCCTCCTCGGCTGCCTCGGTGTCTCTTGGGTGGTAGTCTTCCTCTGCCTCATCCGGGGGGTCAAGTCTTCAGGGAAA GTGGTGTACTTCACGGCCACCTTCCCCTACGTGGTGCTGACCATCCTGTTCGTCCGAGGTGTGACCCTGGATGGAGCCTTCACGGGCATCATGTACTACCTGACCCCGCAGTGGGACAAGATCCTGGAGGCCAAG GTGTGGGGCGATGCTGCCTCCCAGATATTTTACTCGCTGGGCTGCGCGTGGGGGGGCCTCATCACCATGGCTTCCTACAACAAGTTCCACAACAACTGCTACCG GGACAGCATTATCATCAGCATCACTAACTGTGCCACCAGCGTCTATGCGGGCTTTGTCATCTTCTCCATCCTGGGCTTCATGGCCAACCACCTGGGCGTGGACGTGTCCCGCGTGGCTGACCACGGCCCAGGCCTGGCCTTCGTGGCTTACCCCGAGGCCCTCACGTTGctgcccatctccccactctGGTCTCTGCTCTTCTTCTTCATGCTCATCTTGCTGGGGCTGGGCACTCAG TTCTGTCTCCTGGAGACACTGGTCACGGCCATTGTGGACGAAGTGGGAAATGAGTGGATCCTGCAGAAAAAGACCTACGTGACCCTGGGTGTGGCTGTGGCTGGCTTCCTGCTGGGCGTCCCCCTCACCAGCCAG GCAGGCATCTACTGGCTGCTCTTGATGGACAACTACGCGGCCAGCTTCTCCCTGGTCATCATCTCCTGCATCATGTGCGTGTCCATCATGTACATCTACG GGCACCGCAACTACTTCCAGGACATCCAGATGATGCTGGGGTTCCCGCCGCCCCTCTTCTTCCAGATTTGCTGGCGCTTTGTCTCTCCAGCCATCATCTTT ttCATTCTTATCTTCACGGTGATCCAGTACCGGCCAATCACCTACAACCACTACCAGTACCCTGGCTGGGCCGTGGCCATCGGCTTCCTTATGGCTCTGTCGTCTGTCATTTGCATCCCTCTCTATGCCCTGTTCCAGCTCTGCCGCACAGATGGGGACACCCTCCTCCAG CGCTTGAAAAATGCCACAAAGCCAAGTAGAGACtggggccctgccctcctggagcacCAGACTGGGCGCTATGCCCCCACCATACCGCCGTCTCCCGAAGATGGGCTTGAGGTCCAGCCGCTGCACCCGGACAAGGCCCAGCTCCCCATGGTGGGCAGCAACGGGAGCCGTCTGCAGGACTCCCGGATATGA